In Takifugu rubripes chromosome 22, fTakRub1.2, whole genome shotgun sequence, the genomic window aggagaaaacttGTCACCAACCGACTGGTTTTCCTTCAGATGACGACTTGACCTCACCTGTGAGAGTTGATTAGCTTTATATGCTGCTAGTGCTTTCAGATATTCTTTCTTGGCTGCTTCCGTCTTTCTTTTATAAACCTGGACGAGACGAAGCGAAGAATGCTGATGGGAAACTGAAAAAGGATTAACCATCAACCAACAATCCACAACACATTGGTACAAATACCTGTTTCTGTTCCTCAGCCAGGCTGTCCCACATAGATGCCACAATCTTTGACACCTCCCCGAAGGAGGCACTGGGGTTCTGGCCTTTAATTGCTGcttgggtgtccctgaagaaaAGGGCATACGCTGAAACAGGCTTCTGTGGTTCATTGGggtctttcttcttcctccccttctTGTTGCCCACTACCCCAGGGACAGAGAGCGGTGCAGACTGCTTGGCCCCGCCTCTCTTTACTGTTGTCGTGGACGACATAGGAACGGACTGGGAGGACATGTACAAAGGTGTAGCAGAAGACGACAGTGACATGGGCGAGTCTACCAGCACGCTCCTCTGGACCATGCAAGGAGAGATGAAAGGCGAAATGTTAGTGAGCACGGCAGCGACAACGCAAGCGTGCAATCCAccctggccacgcccaccttaAAGTCATCCATCTCCTCATCCTGCAGGGAATTAGCAGGTGAAGGTGTTGCAGACAGAGGCTGCTCAGCGGCCCCTGAATGATGCCTAATGTTTTCAGTCCCAAGTCCTAATACCAGCTCGGATTGGTTGATGGTCGACAGGTGACTGCTCTCCAAAAGCCCTTGACCAATGTCACCAAGATGGACATCAATTGTTGTGGGGGAAGAGTTGCTGAAGTGTGAACCCCCAGAATTCCCCAGTTCCTGTAGAGATCAGGAGACAATAAGAAATCAGTTGGTATAAACAACTAACGTTAACATTAATTGGGATTTTGTATGAGGGCACCACACTCACCAATGCAGAAGAGCTCATTAGCGCTCCCCCTACAGCTTGACCCATTGTCCCAAGGTTGATCTGCTCCAGGCCTTGAGAACCACAGTTTACAAAGGTGGAGGCAAAGGAAGGGTCGTTGGCCTGGACCACCAGATTGCTTCCGAGGCTCCGGGAGCCCGGGGCCCCACCCGCGCCATCGCTCAGCTCAAAGTGTGTATCACCGATGTTCAGAGTGTGGTCTGGATCAAGAGAGATGGGTGGGATCTCAAAATCCTCGTCCCCGAGACTGGGGGTGTGGAATGTCTGTCAGAAGATCAGGAAAGAAACTGAATAAGTACCCGGCAACACAGGAAATCGGTGTTAAACGACATTTCACGGCTGTGGTCCGAAACAACTCACCGCTGCGGACAAGAACGGATGGTGGCCCGGGACGCTGATGTTGAGATAGCCGTCGCTACTCTCTGAAAACTGGAGAACCTTGTTAGTAAGCGAGGAGCCCGCTATCATGATAGCATTATACGCTGGTTTAGTGTACTTATTGATCGCCGAAAATTTAACGGTACCTTATTTTCCTCCGGGTAGCCGCCGAACGCTTGGCCGTTCAAATACTCCGAGTCCACGTTTGAGGGGGAACCACCGGATAGTTCCGAATAAAAGTTAAGATCCATTTTGGGGAAAAATATGCCAAGCAATTATTTTTTGCACGAATGTTAAATTCTGTTAAATGCGAACGTCATTTCTAGACCGCTACTTAAATGTGAACGGAGGCTAATGGATGTTAGCAGACCATTGGGCTCGCGGAGATGCTAGGTTAAACACTATTGAGAAAATATAAAGCCGAAATGGGTAGTGGGGAAGAGTATTTGAGAGTTATGGGGGTAACAATATAACGctttccccccccaaaaaaatgtaCATCTAAGCTCAGTGGAGACCTATCGCTGTTCTATTCAAAGGCTGTCGCCATGTTGTGATTTGGAACAATATTTTACCCAAGGACAAGTCCCGCCCACAACTACCCCACTTCCGGCGTACGTCACGCTCGCAGTTATTTGTAGCCAATCAACTGAGACAGTTAGGGGAACCGGAAGCGAAAGTGCGAATCCTACTATGTTGACGCCCTGTCCCCGCCTCCTCGCTTTCCGACCCGCCTTTCTCGGCTCCTGATTGGTTATCACCTCATAGCCGTGTCCAAACGAGTTTTCATTGGTGGCGGGTTTCGTAACCCCCCTTAGATTCACGGTTTCGATTTGAGGAGCTTCTGCGGCCCTGTAAGTTTGTGACATTCCTACAACAATGTATCTCATTACCTTGTTCCTAAATGCTCGTTCGGAGTTTTGAACTACATTCGTGAGTCTTACCAACTGAACATCAACATCAATGAAAATAATTGCGTTTGAAGACTCAGTATTTTACTTTAAGTAAAATTAGGCTATGCCCATACCTGTACAATAAATGAATCACATCTAACATTGCTATCTGTTTTTGTGCAGTTATTAGTATGGCAGACCGTATTAAATGGTGCCATGTTTGCGAGACAGCTGGAGATGAGGAGGATCTGAAAGAGCTTGAGGTTAGGTGCAACTATTTTAAGTGCAACTAAGCACTTTGAAGAagaatacttttttttttttttttaaaaaaaagcattgtCCATGAATGTTTTAATCCTTTGTATTTACATATTCTCACCTGGGTGACAGAGAGCTTTGCCACCTGGCTACCAGCACCTGGTCTGTGCGTTTAAGGCAGAAGAGCAGCGAGTGGTGCTGAAAGTCAAGCTCACCTTGAGAGAACAGGTGGAAAATTGGCTGAAGGATTTTCAGCTTTCATCATCCTTAACTTGGAGGAAGGCAAGGACTTACCCTGAGTCAGGGAGGTACAATACCTACAGAGTAAGTACAGCTTGGAAGCTTAGCCAACAGGGCAAAAGAGGTCCTAGATGGTGCAATGTAATAAGGGTATGAGGAGCGTTTGACTCATAAGCCACAGAGAATTATTAGCAGACCTAGTGACAGCTGCTGATTGCTCATTGGTCTTTGTACAGGCTGATTTCAGATGTCAGCACAACACCTatggagctgagaggagcccAAAGAACACAAACTGTCGCGCGACTCTTTTCCTTGTCCTCAAAAGAAGCATGGAGGACAGAAGATCaaggtgaatttaaaaatgagccCAATATGAAGCTCCTCGTGTATGCTTTTCTACCACAATGTACAGTACTTGTTATCCTCCCTACGGTTGATCTAGAGATCAtttaatgctctttttttttgcctgttaTAGATCGACAGATCGCCACATGGTGGACGGCTACCTCCTCTATGTGAACTGGAGGAATAATCACAATCACCTCATTGTCTGCGGCCAAGCCCCCAGCAAGAGGGGTGTGTCCACCACAACACAGGAACGCTTGacaaatgtatgtgtgtgtgtgtgtgtgtgtgtgtgtgtgtgtggtacatcGCAGAGTACAAACTGCAATGACTCGATTCCTCTTTTCTTCTACAAGAACAGGAGGGTGACAGCAACTCCGCTGTGCCCATCTCATCCGGTACCACGTGGCACAATGTGAACCCTGTACTGAGGTGCTGCACGTGTCCAGTTGGCGTGTCAGGTGCAAACTGCAAACATCAAAGGGCTGTTTTGCGGGCCGTTGATGTCATGGAGGTGGGCCCGGCGAGCAGAACACCTGAGCTGAGGAGGCTCTTCTATGAGATTTCCTGTGGTAAGATTCgatttatttaatttgtctcccttggctgtgtgtgtgtgtgtgtgtgtgtgtgcgtgtgtctgtgtgtgtctgtttatgGATGGTGAGGGGCGCATCAGATAGCCACAAGTCTAAACTGGGTAATTACTCAGCACTCTACATGACCCAGTTGCAAATGGTGATGATACCAAGTGTTCATATGCTCAAATCCCCTGAGAAGTGTGTCCTCATATCTAGTGTCTGTGTACAACACAGGTGGTCCAACACCAGAGAAATGGTGTGAAGGTTCAGACCTTCAAGGGCCTGTGGTAGGTAAGTATCCAAGCCAGACATCTGTTCATGTCAATTATTCAAGCATTGTTCACAGTCAAGGTCCAGAAATCAGTcatgtttcttttgtctttttctcaaCTATAAGAACAAGACGAACACGAGGTTGCTGACGACGATAATAATGGTCACTGTGCTGGGACGTCTCCAAAGACCATTTCAGGTAAAGCTAGCATCAAAATAACAGTTTTATGATACTACATTTTAACTAAGATTTTCTGGCCTGATGTCACCACTTGGCAGCACAATGATGGCGCAACAGGCCATGTTTATACAGCAGATACAGGGCAAAAGACAGGAAAAGCTGTCTGATAACAACTATCCACGTCACCACGGGCAACCACGGCCAGGATGCTTCAGAAGCTCCTCGTAGCTTGTCACCTTTTAAAACCTCCCAGATGTATTCGTTTCACACTCACACTGATGTCACCAATTGCAGACGCGTCGACAGAGTGCCCGAAGAGGCGGCTGGAGCACTTTGTGGACAGCCTGAAGAGGAAGTTGGACACGGATAACTCCTTCACTGCTCCTGTCAAGGCTTTTGTCGATACTTTTGACAAGCTCAAAACTGACAGCGCGCTGCAGTCTTCCCTGTTTTCATTCGGCGAACGGCACACGGCCACATCGAGGGGCTTTCTCCAGACCGGCGCTGCCATAGGTGTCCGAACAACAGCACTGGCACGGAGGAAGGTGGACTTAGGTGGGAGGAGAACCACTGGAGCTGCCATACGCCCCAAGAGCTCAAGGAAGGAGCACGGGTACTGCAAGCAAAGCGGAGAAAACTCCGCGGCACCGCTCAACCTTTCCTTCTGTGTGCAGGACAGTTCCTCAGGAAAGACTCATTAAGACACgtacccctcccctcccatcccgCCCTGAGAGGATGAACCACAAGTGTGTATATTTTGGATACTTTAATGTATACAGTAGTCTCTAAACCTATGCACAGGTGGATCAGTGCTCTCTTGTGGTGACGTCCCCTCATGATTCTGCGGGGCTGCAACTTAGCTCAACTTCTGTTGTGATACTCAGGGATCCCCGTCAAGCATCATGGTACTTATATTGGACTTTTGACTGAAAAGGTCAAAGCTAGGGAGATGTTTCGCAGCTGAAGTTGAAGGCCTCGCCAGACTTTTATATGCAGTTATGGCTCTTGATGTTTCAAAACATATGCACAAAAGTAGCCTACTTGCTTTAGACTTCACCTGAAATGTATGGAGCTTTATTAATGTGTTTACCTCAGTAGGAGGGATAAAATCTCTGCCAAGATGTAACAATATTTCTAAATGGCTACATTTCTAAATCTCACAGCCAACTCCTGTTGTTCCTGGTCAGTGATGTACACATGATTTCTCTCcccacaaatatttaaaatggaacaatCGGGATATTCAATTCCAAAACAAGTTTCTGTGTATGAAAGTGATTTGATAATAATTTCGTACTGGTTAGTTAACTACTGAATGACTGGTTGGTTATTTACTTTTGAAgattttctttcagtttgtgGTTTTACTGTTAATGTCAGAGAATATTTAATTATGTTTGATGAAAGTCCGGATGGTGCTAGAAGGTTATTGTTGTCCTAAAGCTATAAACTGTATTTTTTCAAGGTTGATTGGGGATGTGATGAAGCCAATAATCATTGTATTAGACATATTATTCAGAGATATTGTTTCCAAACTTCCTGCAGTCTTCCATTGGAATACTTATATAATGATATAGATTGGAAAAACATATGAGTCAAGAAATTATTTGACAAATAAGGTAAAAGAGGTGATCTTTAAAATATATAGATGCTAGCCAGTCAAGACTAATCTTATAAATTATAAgctaaatattaaataataacTGCATTTTGTCCTTAAGATTTTTGTACTTTTTCTGTATAGATTTgccaataataatgataataaacaaAAGACTCAGCTCAACTTGCAGATTCCAGCTCTTCAAGGTGCGAAACACTGAGACGATCAGAGCCCGAGGGAGGCGGGTGGGAAAGTAAGGGGGCGGAGTTTGGGCGTCGCCATAGTAAGGAGGAATCCGAAAACCGGAAGCAAAGTATTTTTCGTAGCTCCAAGGAGAGCTGTCAATCAAGGTGTTTGTGATTGGAGGGTGCAGCCAGTCCTAAAACCTGACGATGTTAACTTTATCCTATCGTCTGAATGAGTAGATTCAAATGAATTATGATCCCTTCCAGCTAGGATTATGGCCATTCCCACTCAGTCAGTCACAACAATGGACAGAGTCATGGTGCCCTGGAGGCCAAATAAATCTATGTTGGACTCATGCATCGTGCATCTTCCTCTCTTATTCACCTTTCGGCGGACTCCCAGTAGGGTCGTTGCATGGCGGTTCCATAACTGTTGACTGGTGGGCCATGACTAAAAGTGGATAGAGCTGACCTCAGGGAGCGGGCCGAAGCTGGAGATGAATGGTGCCAGGGGGCTTTCAAGGTGGGGTCATCTCGCAGCTTCAGTTTCAGGAGGTCAAAGACCTATGTCAGCTTTCCCCTCAAATCCAGATGTTCCTGCATCTGAGGAATGACATCAAGGTGGTTACAGTACATTTCATTCGTAGTTTCAACGTACTTTGAAAATGCCCCCATGCTCGAGTTTCTTCACCTGAGACGGTCTCTACAGGATCCAGTCCACATTCCAATGGTTCTTCAGGGTGTGTGtagctctcctctccattctggaGCGGGGTCTCCAGTTTGTCACAGGTGTCCTGCAAAACATCCCTGTTCCTCAGTGCTTTAGATTGCGACACATGATGCTTGTTTCAAAGATttactcaaaaaaaaaattcctttgTGATATGTGGGTGTTCTGACCTAACGTGAAATGGTTTATATCATCTAGCCCAAACCCCGGGTTCAGCAACCGGTCCAACAATGGAGTGAGAGACAATGCTCACCTTGACCCGCTCCCTTGACTGAAACACGGCCTCTTCAGAACCAGTGTTTGCTGAATGAATCTGACCGTTAACAGTGGACAGTCATTCACCTTCTCCAGGATAGTATCACACATTCCGGGGGCCACGTGATCCAGCCAATCAAACGACAGCTCCTCATTgccatgaaataaataaataaataaattcccgaacaggaagtggaggtaaAAGCTGTTTCTTTCGTTAAAATGCCAGGTGGCAAAGCTTAAGACCTCCACGTAAATGTTAATCAGGGGAATGACGAGAACTTATATAACTTATAATTACAGCTATCTATTTCCCCAGCTTGGATCAAGGTTTCCTTTTCAATTATCCAAAGcactttaaaatgtctttacaGGTCTCAGTCGTTTAATATATGAACAttactcccaggcctctggatTTACGATCCTATGCAATATTACCAGTTTTAATTTAAGTTCTTGAAAAGAAATGGACATAAACAATCTTGTATACAAACAGTAAACCTCCTTATTGCTTCTgcatggtttaaaaaaaaaaaaaacccaacacaataATACACAGAAAACTCCTTTAGACTGTAGATTGCTGTTATTCATTTCACAGACAGCCAGATCATAAAACAAGAATAACTCATCGCCATCATCGCAAAGAACACAATTTACCAGCTCTACATTGTACAACACACCCATCCTCCTAGTACTGCTTCAGTAACGAATACACCATTTTCCCTTTCCCTCCCGCTCAGCCCCATCCCGCCCCAAAGAGTGAAAACAATAACAGTACATCCAAACACTGGATCCTCTATAGTTCAGACTCATGTGGACAGAGACGATATAACCAAAGATCAAGGTATTTCATGAACTGGATCCAGGCTCCGCTCGGTACACATCCAGTTTAGTGTAGCCTTAGAGGTCCAGCACTGAGGTTCTCGGATAAGAAAATGTTATCTGTACAGCAGAAGTCCCCTTTTGGTCTTTTCCGGAATGTAATGGGAGGAACGGCGAAAGGAGGGACAAGAGGAAATGACAAGTGATGAAGTGAGAAAGCGCAGCTTTATGCCAATTTGTCAGAGGTAAGAGAAGGACGTAGGACACAGATGGAACgcagaaggaaaatgaaaacatgggTGCAAACCAGCTCCGTTCATGGAAAAATATCCCTatataaaacaaatgaataaaagtcGCAACGAAAACATTCATCCATAATTTGATACAGATTATGGTCAAATAAATGAAGAATAACATGATTGGTTGTTGAGAGGACAgtcaaatgtgtttaaagtgtGGGGTTCAGTCAATCCTCCGAGCTGGATGAAGAGTCAGAGTCCTTCGGCGCCAGGATGACATCTTCCAACAGAGCTTCTTGATCCGAGCTGTCGTAGTCGCCTTGGGAAAGGCTGTCACCGCCCTCCATTTTAACGTCAAAGTCTGGACCGGTGAGGAAGTGATGGGAGGTCTCCAGGTCCTCCTCGTCCATCATGTAGGCTCCGTCCGAGACCAGAGTCTCCTCCTCGACCCCGTCCAGGCTCGGGTCTTCGGGGGTGGGTTCCGgagtgtggtggtggtggtggtgatggtggtggtggcggcggcgcttGCTTTTCTTCGGCATTTCCGAGTGCTCGGTAAGGAGGCGGTGGAAGAAGGTCTCGGGCAGGAAGCCCTGTAAGGAAATGTTAAATTCTGTTGAGACCTTTTTCCCGCATTAAAATCTCAAAATCTGATTTTCTAGACGACGTTCTGTGCGTACCGACTTCCGCACGGCCTCAGCCCAGTCGGGCGAGACAGCGTTATCCGGATTCTCTTCCAGATATTCCCTCAGGTCTTGCAGCATCGGAGAAAAAGCAGCTCCGACCTGAGGCAGAAAACGCTTCCGTCGGTCAAACGCAGCTCATTCAAACTGATTAGATTAGCATGAAAGATATTTACTGCGCTTCACCTTCTTCCCTGTCCTCATGTTAATGACCTTGACCTTCTCTGTGCCAGTGAGGGCTTtatctgccctcctcctcctcttccgctTGCTCCTGTTCACAAGAAGCTGAGGAAGGAAAGACGTTTTGAACGGGACAGTAAACTTTGTTTGCTGAGCATTCAGGAACCATGAAAGAGTTGAACGCACCTCCAGCATGTCACCTTCCACCTCATAATCCGGGTTCTCTTTCAGCCAGGTGGGAGGGTCTCTGCGGCGTGGGGTGCGTTCCAGTGGGTCGTGGACTCCATCAGAAAAAGATAACTGAGATAAAATAAGTTGGAAATAAGTTGGATAAGTTGGAAGCTTTGTTCTGAATTTTTACCCGAGACAAACCCGAACACGCACCTCCTGATCCTTGTGCTTCTTGCGACTGCTTTCTCCTGAGGACCCATTAGGCATCAGTGCCTGTTTGGAGAAGGTGAGCTTCAGCCCTTCCTCCTGTCAAGGCAGCAGAAATTTCCATTTTACCCGCAGACTAAACCCCTCAGATGCACCTTGCAGCGCGAGCGACAATCCCACCTTCAGGAGTTTCACAGTGAActctccgtcctctccgtcGCCTCCAGGGCCTCCGGGCATGCCCATGGGTTTACGGATCATCCGGGCGTAGGCCATCTCGTCTCCTGTGAACTCGGAGCTGGGATTGAGCTGAGTCTCGGACACGTAGCGACGCCCCGAGGGCCACTGACCGCTCACCACCAACATGCACAAGCTGTCCAGGCGGTTGATTAGCACCCGGTCCTGAGGTAAAGAGCCCGGCCCCCCACGAGTCAGTAGGTTACACATAAGGGGAATTCTTTGGcaaaatgtgtcaaaaatgaaaaatattagACACACAACAAGTCAAATGTTCTGAATTACCTTGGGCCAATCCAGTCTTAAAGGATCAGGGGGAGGAATCCCGTCCTGAGATGGCATCATGGGGATTAAGCCGTTATCTACATCCATGAGACAAAAAACCTGAATTTGTGGAATTCACATATCCAGGGTTCAGAAATGTTTATCTGCAACCATCCACTTAcctctttctgcctcctcttcgCTGTCTCCGCTTTCATCAGAGCTGCCCGATCGCCCAGATGAGGAGGAGCCAGACTCGGAGTCGGAATCAGAACCTCCTTCGATCTTTGCTCCTTCGCCAGTTTTGTCTACCCTCACTTTGCTCCTCTTCATGCTCCATTCCTGTTCGGCTTTGCCATCCCGGTGGATCAAAGGCGCATTTGGCAGCTCGGCCAAGGCCTGAGGACCTGCAAGCAACGGTGAATCCTCTTCGACTCCCTCCACGTTCATGCTAGGAATGGCCTCGCTCTTCGGCTGGACGAGGGTCACGGCGGGAGGCGGAGGCGGCGGGGCCTGCTGATTCTGGATGAATTCATCCCGAGCCTGGCTGAAGCTAAACTGCGGGTCTGAGAAGATGGAAAGCTCGGTTCGGCTGACGCCGTGCAGGGAAGCGCCCAGCATCAGCTGCCGATCGTGATCGGGTTGCTTCCACCACGTTGGAAGCTCCGAGCTGTGAGGAGCCAAGAGCAGACGCTCCTCGAGGGACGGGTGGGGCAGAACTCGCTCGCGGAGGCGACGCAGGAGGCTAATGCGGTAAAGGGTCCGCGAAGCACGCTCCTCCGTAATCGGGGCCACCGTCTGTGAAAGTTCTGATGGATCTGGAAGGAAGAAAATCAAAATTCTTCACACTATTGATCAGAATTCTAAACGACCAGAAGAAACGACACTTTTACTGGCCGTCTGAAAACCACCCACAACAATAACGGTCCGAGAGGTTCTGACGGTCGTACCTTCCCGGCCGGGTCGCAGGTGGCAAACTCTCCGGCACATGGCAACAAAAGAGCGGAAATATCGACTCAGGCTTTCATCGGTCTTCTTATCCAGACGGGCGAAGGTCCGGAAGCGATTCCAATCAAACTCTGGTTGGCCACCCTCAAGCGTGTCCGGCTCCTTTTTTATTGCTTCCACGCCAAAAGTGGACACCACGCGGTAAAAGTCACATTCTTC contains:
- the LOC105418706 gene encoding uncharacterized protein; protein product: MADRIKWCHVCETAGDEEDLKELERALPPGYQHLVCAFKAEEQRVVLKVKLTLREQVENWLKDFQLSSSLTWRKARTYPESGRYNTYRADFRCQHNTYGAERSPKNTNCRATLFLVLKRSMEDRRSRSTDRHMVDGYLLYVNWRNNHNHLIVCGQAPSKRGVSTTTQERLTNEGDSNSAVPISSGTTWHNVNPVLRCCTCPVGVSGANCKHQRAVLRAVDVMEVGPASRTPELRRLFYEISCGGPTPEKWCEGSDLQGPVVEQDEHEVADDDNNGHCAGTSPKTISDASTECPKRRLEHFVDSLKRKLDTDNSFTAPVKAFVDTFDKLKTDSALQSSLFSFGERHTATSRGFLQTGAAIGVRTTALARRKVDLGGRRTTGAAIRPKSSRKEHGYCKQSGENSAAPLNLSFCVQDSSSGKTH
- the tox4a gene encoding TOX high mobility group box family member 4-B, whose protein sequence is MDLNFYSELSGGSPSNVDSEYLNGQAFGGYPEENKFSESSDGYLNISVPGHHPFLSAATFHTPSLGDEDFEIPPISLDPDHTLNIGDTHFELSDGAGGAPGSRSLGSNLVVQANDPSFASTFVNCGSQGLEQINLGTMGQAVGGALMSSSALELGNSGGSHFSNSSPTTIDVHLGDIGQGLLESSHLSTINQSELVLGLGTENIRHHSGAAEQPLSATPSPANSLQDEEMDDFKRSVLVDSPMSLSSSATPLYMSSQSVPMSSTTTVKRGGAKQSAPLSVPGVVGNKKGRKKKDPNEPQKPVSAYALFFRDTQAAIKGQNPSASFGEVSKIVASMWDSLAEEQKQVYKRKTEAAKKEYLKALAAYKANQLSQPITDEMEAAPSSPTQMPNYTPAQQAPCPPTILEDSPMTSSCGSSIILNVPEMKTHFSTGTDKAAAPGAAAPPAKITKIIIPKHVLQAGAQLVTVLPGGVGTFQPTLLVSGASRQPPPLQQMQNAPPPPRLQQMAPAPPPLQAKPREGSAVPVLPLSLMATPPPPLQIKIVPASIQDKDSQPIIVPDTAVSSAASTSAQAAALVSGQGLISAVTSGRGGEVAHVLPSEEVEMEVNGSSDATPVMSICVREGCNNPAIESKEWDKEYCSNECVVTHCRDVFEAWCSIRNQTMGTVK